In Cotesia glomerata isolate CgM1 linkage group LG1, MPM_Cglom_v2.3, whole genome shotgun sequence, one genomic interval encodes:
- the LOC123268139 gene encoding protein archease-like → MGDLTNENSNIPPCKYEYLDHTADVQLHAWGETLQEAFEQCGMAMFGYMTDLETVEINQSYDITAQADDLLGLLYHFLDELLFMFSAEPFLIAKKVKILEFDEENFKITARAFGEEFQLGKHPQGTEVKAITYSAMQIHTPPKTERPEVFVIIDI, encoded by the exons ATGGGAGACTTGacaaatgaaaattcaaatatcCCTCCATGTAAATATGAAT ATTTGGATCATACGGCTGACGTCCA actTCACGCATGGGGTGAAACGTTGCAGGAGGCATTCGAGCAATGTGGGATGGCTATGTTTGGTTACATGACAGATCTTGAAACAGTTGAGATAAATCAATCATATGACATTACAGCACAAGCTGACGATTTACTGGGTTTGTTGTATCATTTCCTAgatgaattattattcatgTTTTCCGCAGAGCCTTTTCTTATTGCCAAG AAAGTTAAAATACTGGAATTCGACGaagaaaactttaaaataactgCAAGGGCATTTGGTGAAGAGTTTCAACTGGGAAAGCATCCCCAGGGTACTGAAGTTAAAGCAATAACATATTCAGCAATGCAGATTCATACTCCTCCAAAAACAGAGCGACCTGAGGTCtttgtaattattgatatttag
- the LOC123268019 gene encoding transcription factor E2F2, whose translation MPRVRRQVILEDPSRPVTPDMAQTKLIKSEFIDGNSLDELQPQKIAEETPSPHLQDHQYGQTPCYQVTRRPTQPLPRPEQMSVQAVKRRLNLEVASTASSQSAFKAPRVKRRRSGSNSFSNHTPSKSKNLERTRYDTSLSLLTKKFINLVENSNDGVVDLNVASEKLGVQKRRIYDITNVLEGIGILEKKSKNNIQWKGGQLPGERNNILELRQEVTDLEAKENALDRLILGAEESLRELCADRRYAYVTYHDLRSVPAYRDQAIMAVKAPPEATLHVPQPTSNCGQPKLQIHMRSSHGEIEVFLCPDDSTVKNQTTTTSSQLQQSTSVLSKSKNPSQLPSELLVTQEQQTHRIEPRMKIKTEYPCAIKREIETISAASGMRDAMLGETDDFEPMGGGKYQLQTEDQMSSDMSILDFGESLMSLEPPLSENDYSFSLASGEGLSDLFDFPF comes from the exons ATGCCACGTGTAAGAAGACAAGTGATCCTGGAAGATCCTTCCAGGCCGGTTACACCTGACATGGCACAAACTAAATTAA TAAAATCAGAATTTATCGATGGCAATTCTTTGGACGAACTTCAACCACAAAAAATAGCAGAGGAAACTCCTAGTCCCCATTTACAAGACCATCAGTATGGACAGACTCCTTGCTATCAAGTCACAAGAAGACCTACACAGCCTTTACCTCGACCtgaa caAATGTCAGTGCAAGCTGTAAAAAGAAGATTAAATTTGGAAGTAGCATCAACTGCATCCAGTCAATCAGCTTTCAAAGCTCCTCGAGTTAAAAGACGGAGATCAGGATCTAATTCATTCTCAAATCATACCCCCTCAAAAA gTAAAAATTTGGAAAGAACAAGATATGACACGTCGTTAAGTTtactaactaaaaaatttataaatttagtggAGAATAGTAATGACGGCGTAGTAGATTTAAATGTCGCATCCGAAAAATTAGGAGTACAAAAACGAAGAATATACGATATTACAAATGTATTAGAAGGTATAGGTATATTggagaaaaaaagtaaaaataatattcaatggaa aGGTGGGCAGTTGCCGGGTGAGAGAAATAATATTCTTGAGCTAAGGCAAGAAGTGACTGATTTAGAAGCTAAGGAAAATGCTTTAGATCGTTTAATCCTCGGTGCTGAAGAAAGTTTAAGAGAACTGTGTGCTGATAGACGATACGCTTACGTTACTTATCACGACTTACGCTCAGTGCCGGCATATCGCGATCAAGCAATAATGGCAGTAAAAGCACCACCGGAAGCTACACTACACGTACCACAACCCACAAGTAATTGTGGGCAACCCAAA ctaCAAATTCACATGAGGTCGTCACATGGTGAAATCGAAGTATTCTTATGTCCTGATGATTCCACAGTGAAAAATCAAACCACAACGACATCATCACAATTACAACAATCTACATCAGTTTTATCGAAGTCTAAAAATCCATCTCAATTACCATCTGAACTTTTGGTTACCCAAGAACAACAAACACATCGGATAGAACCtcgaatgaaaattaaaacagAGTATCCGTGTGCAATAAAACGTGAAATTGAAACGATTTCAGCAGCATCGGGTATGAGAGATGCTATGTTGGGTGAGACTGATGATTTTGAACCCATGGGTGGTGGAAAATATCAACTACAAACGGAAGATCAAATGTCGTCAG atatgaGTATTCTTGATTTCGGAGAATCGCTTATGTCGTTGGAGCCGCCGCTTTCCGAAAAcgattattcattttcattagCTTCTGGCGAAGGTCTGTCCGATCTCTTCGACTTTCCTTTTTAG